The following coding sequences lie in one Bacteroides helcogenes P 36-108 genomic window:
- a CDS encoding sugar MFS transporter, which yields MKQKQIPLVGKQYIVPFILVTSLFFLWGFAHAILNVLNKHFQELLDISKTHSAFIQVMMYMGYFVMAIPAGLFISRFGYRKGVVFGLSLYGVGALLFIPGQNCLSFNLFLFALFVIGCGLTFLETAANPYATELGAKETAASRLNFAQSFNGLGCICAPVLAGLLLFSKDGQIGTGNVALPYICMGIVVLSVAVVFYKIRLPEIVHHAEVDEQGNRIGLWSHKLFVFGLIALFAYEVGEISINSFFINYVVEQNWMNARSASFVLSFGGLGLFMLGRFIGSWIMRRVRAEKMLLICATGTVITTLLVIFDIGVVSLAALLCGYIFEAIMFPTIFALSLRDLGGHTKRASSFLMMSPVGGVVGPLLMGIIADRSTMVMAFIVPLIAYCVVWSYARKMMSVQI from the coding sequence ATGAAACAGAAACAAATACCATTGGTTGGTAAACAATACATTGTCCCTTTTATATTGGTTACCTCTCTTTTTTTTCTTTGGGGATTTGCCCACGCTATTCTGAATGTGCTGAACAAGCATTTTCAGGAATTGCTTGATATATCAAAAACACATTCAGCATTTATTCAGGTGATGATGTATATGGGATATTTCGTCATGGCTATACCTGCAGGTTTATTTATCAGTCGTTTTGGCTATCGCAAAGGAGTAGTTTTCGGATTATCGCTTTATGGAGTTGGGGCATTGCTGTTTATTCCCGGACAAAATTGTTTGTCGTTCAACCTTTTTTTGTTTGCATTATTTGTAATCGGGTGTGGGCTGACATTTCTTGAAACAGCGGCAAATCCTTATGCCACGGAGTTGGGAGCAAAAGAAACTGCTGCCAGTCGTCTGAATTTTGCACAATCTTTCAATGGATTGGGCTGTATCTGTGCCCCGGTTCTTGCCGGGCTTCTTCTTTTCTCAAAAGACGGACAGATAGGGACGGGAAATGTAGCATTGCCCTATATCTGCATGGGGATTGTTGTTTTATCGGTTGCTGTGGTCTTTTATAAAATAAGATTGCCGGAGATAGTTCATCATGCGGAAGTGGATGAGCAAGGTAATAGAATAGGACTATGGTCGCACAAATTGTTTGTTTTTGGTTTGATCGCTTTGTTTGCTTATGAGGTAGGAGAGATTTCCATCAACAGTTTTTTTATCAATTATGTGGTGGAACAGAATTGGATGAATGCTCGCAGTGCTTCATTTGTACTTTCTTTTGGCGGATTGGGGCTGTTCATGTTGGGACGTTTTATCGGTAGCTGGATTATGAGACGCGTCCGTGCGGAGAAAATGTTGTTGATTTGTGCCACCGGAACCGTGATAACAACTTTATTGGTTATATTTGATATAGGAGTTGTTTCATTAGCAGCACTCTTGTGTGGCTATATTTTCGAGGCGATTATGTTTCCTACTATTTTTGCTCTTTCTTTGAGAGACTTGGGAGGTCATACGAAACGGGCATCTTCTTTTTTAATGATGTCTCCGGTAGGTGGCGTGGTGGGACCGCTGTTGATGGGGATCATTGCTGACCGTTCAACAATGGTAATGGCATTTATCGTTCCCCTAATAGCTTACTGTGTGGTATGGAGCTATGCTCGGAAAATGATGTCTGTGCAGATCTGA
- a CDS encoding aminotransferase class I/II-fold pyridoxal phosphate-dependent enzyme, producing MKNTPIERKLIDETIEEFKIADFSKATIREVKAIAAKAETSSGVEFIKMEMGVPGLPPSTVGVKAEIEALQNGIASLYPDINGLPSLKAEASRFIKAFMDIDVAPEGCVPVTGSMQGTFASFLTCCQCNTKKDTILFIDPGFPVQKQQLVVMGQKYETFDVYDYRGDKLKEKLESYLKKGNISAIVYSNPNNPSWICLKEEELRIIGELATLYDTIVLEDLAYFAMDFRQDLSKPFHPPYQPSVARYTDHYVLLISGSKAFSYAGQRIGVSCISDKLYHRVYPELTRRYERGAFGAVFIHRVLYALSSGTSHSAQYALTAILKAANDGKYNFLNEVKVYGDRARRLKDIFIRHGFHLVYDNDLGEPIADGFYFTIGYPGMSSGELARELMYYGVSAISLVTTGSHQEGLRACTSFIQEHQYAQLDERMAIFAENNPIK from the coding sequence ATGAAAAATACCCCTATTGAACGTAAATTGATAGATGAAACCATCGAAGAATTCAAGATTGCAGACTTTTCTAAAGCCACTATCCGAGAAGTAAAAGCGATTGCCGCTAAAGCAGAAACATCATCAGGAGTAGAATTTATCAAAATGGAAATGGGCGTTCCCGGTCTGCCTCCCTCCACCGTAGGTGTAAAAGCTGAGATCGAAGCATTACAAAACGGCATTGCCAGTCTATACCCTGATATTAATGGGCTACCCTCTCTAAAAGCCGAAGCTTCCCGCTTCATCAAGGCCTTTATGGATATAGACGTAGCACCCGAAGGATGTGTACCCGTCACAGGTTCTATGCAAGGTACGTTTGCCTCATTCCTCACTTGCTGTCAATGCAACACGAAGAAAGATACGATCCTTTTCATTGATCCGGGTTTTCCGGTGCAAAAACAACAGTTGGTTGTAATGGGACAAAAATATGAAACTTTTGATGTTTATGATTATCGCGGAGACAAATTGAAGGAAAAACTGGAAAGCTATCTTAAAAAAGGGAATATTTCTGCCATTGTTTATTCAAATCCCAATAATCCCAGTTGGATTTGCCTGAAAGAAGAAGAATTACGCATCATTGGTGAACTTGCAACTTTGTATGATACCATTGTTTTGGAGGACCTTGCTTACTTTGCCATGGACTTCCGCCAAGACTTGAGTAAACCGTTCCATCCCCCTTACCAGCCATCCGTGGCACGCTACACCGATCATTACGTACTTCTGATTTCCGGTTCCAAAGCTTTCAGTTATGCGGGCCAGCGCATTGGTGTAAGTTGCATCTCTGACAAACTTTATCACCGCGTATATCCGGAACTGACAAGACGATACGAAAGAGGGGCATTTGGTGCGGTATTCATTCACAGAGTGCTATATGCACTTTCTTCAGGAACAAGCCATTCTGCACAATACGCGCTTACGGCCATTCTGAAAGCTGCCAATGACGGAAAATATAATTTCCTCAATGAAGTGAAAGTATATGGAGATCGTGCCCGCCGCCTGAAAGATATTTTTATACGCCACGGATTCCACTTGGTATATGACAATGATTTGGGTGAGCCCATTGCAGACGGCTTCTATTTTACTATCGGCTACCCCGGCATGAGCAGTGGTGAACTTGCCAGAGAATTGATGTACTATGGTGTAAGCGCTATTTCATTGGTGACTACCGGAAGCCATCAAGAAGGCCTGCGTGCCTGCACTTCTTTCATCCAAGAACATCAGTATGCCCAATTAGATGAACGCATGGCCATTTTTGCCGAAAATAATCCGATAAAATAG
- a CDS encoding fimbrillin family protein, with protein MLRTDKDKIQLGSTGGDLLLGSDHTPKIRLFSGIPDIDGECLILSPYGKACFPGSLVVRHNYGVDLLSSYKVNTSDEGIIIHKRLRMGTADGTLLMGDRKHISVPYFNHILSQIAIEAKCSNDKVRIEILGVKLVNITTKADFTFPTTVRYFGYSYRTG; from the coding sequence TTGCTCCGTACCGATAAGGACAAGATACAACTGGGCAGTACCGGAGGCGACCTTTTACTGGGCAGTGATCACACACCCAAGATACGCCTTTTCTCCGGTATCCCAGATATAGACGGTGAGTGTCTGATACTTTCTCCTTACGGGAAAGCGTGCTTTCCGGGTTCATTGGTTGTCCGGCATAACTACGGTGTCGACCTGCTCTCTTCTTATAAGGTTAACACCTCCGATGAAGGAATCATCATCCATAAACGGTTGCGCATGGGAACTGCAGACGGGACTTTGCTTATGGGTGACCGGAAACATATATCAGTACCCTATTTTAACCATATACTTTCCCAAATTGCCATAGAAGCCAAATGTTCTAATGATAAAGTTAGAATAGAGATTTTAGGTGTTAAATTGGTAAATATAACAACAAAAGCAGATTTCACTTTTCCAACCACTGTTAGGTACTTTGGATATAGTTATCGGACAGGATAA
- a CDS encoding fimbrillin family protein, translated as MDIVIGQDKWINLQDTNNHSKAYMIKGNSAVTLTANSQSIMFGTKNFMLIPQSLTKWKSYTEKTGTYLAVLCRISSLNGSTSTLLYPQPTTNDNKDGKYAFAAVGINTVWEAGKKYTYTLNFCDGPNGGAGFIARIHLSLRMEMTNRLI; from the coding sequence TTGGATATAGTTATCGGACAGGATAAATGGATTAATTTGCAAGATACCAACAATCATAGCAAAGCTTACATGATTAAGGGAAATTCCGCTGTAACTCTAACAGCTAATTCTCAATCGATTATGTTTGGTACTAAAAACTTCATGCTTATTCCTCAGAGTTTGACAAAATGGAAAAGTTATACAGAGAAAACGGGAACCTATCTGGCTGTACTTTGCCGTATTTCAAGCCTCAATGGAAGCACGTCTACATTACTCTATCCTCAGCCTACAACAAATGATAACAAAGATGGTAAATATGCGTTTGCTGCTGTAGGAATTAATACAGTTTGGGAAGCGGGCAAGAAATACACTTACACTCTGAACTTTTGTGATGGTCCAAATGGAGGAGCCGGTTTTATAGCTCGAATCCATCTAAGCCTAAGGATGGAAATGACCAACAGGTTGATTTAA
- a CDS encoding IbrB-like domain-containing protein, translated as MENRFISPVYGVKAVLVEKIRANSYNPNVTPPPEMRLLELSIWEDGYTMPCVCYYIEQEDVYELVDGYHKYKVMLTSPRIYRRENGMLPVTVIRKDLAERMASAIRHNRARGMHKIELMTRLVGELTRSGMSDAWICRNLGMNKNELLRLKQISGLAELFADREFREANE; from the coding sequence ATGGAAAATAGATTTATCAGTCCCGTGTATGGCGTCAAAGCCGTACTTGTGGAAAAGATCAGGGCGAATTCTTATAATCCCAATGTGACGCCCCCACCAGAGATGCGGCTTCTGGAGCTCTCCATTTGGGAGGATGGCTACACGATGCCGTGCGTATGCTATTACATTGAGCAGGAGGATGTGTATGAACTCGTGGATGGCTATCACAAGTATAAGGTCATGCTGACTTCACCCAGAATATACAGGCGGGAGAACGGGATGTTACCCGTTACTGTTATCCGTAAGGATCTGGCTGAGCGTATGGCTTCTGCCATCCGTCATAACCGTGCCCGTGGAATGCATAAGATCGAGCTTATGACACGGCTTGTAGGTGAACTTACGAGGTCGGGCATGTCGGATGCGTGGATATGCAGGAACTTGGGTATGAACAAGAATGAACTGCTGCGCCTGAAGCAGATATCGGGACTGGCGGAGCTTTTTGCGGACAGGGAATTTCGTGAAGCAAATGAATAG